A genome region from Alkalimarinus coralli includes the following:
- a CDS encoding helix-turn-helix transcriptional regulator, whose protein sequence is MKKKMDDLRKKQFIEVVMQWDGELSANMLQRYFSLSRATAQKLITRYQAEYPDNAFDYNKSTKRHTPTDMFNPQLTQGTLNEYLSFFGEGVTAGDSDMNKNSTHLELLTPPLRNINPKLVRRIIQACNQSQRLDIEYLSLSSGDIEGRIISPHTLVNDGIRWHVRAYCEKNRQYRDFVLSRFVADPVFEEAAEYTREHDTDWNTWLTIILTPDPRLSDIKQHCIALDYMMVNRRLEIKCRAALVKYLLQRLRVDTYHHKPEGQQIIVESGCWEALAPYRMT, encoded by the coding sequence ATGAAGAAAAAAATGGATGACCTACGAAAGAAGCAGTTTATAGAAGTGGTAATGCAATGGGACGGAGAGCTGTCAGCCAATATGCTGCAACGCTATTTCTCCCTTTCGCGTGCGACAGCACAAAAGTTGATTACCCGCTACCAAGCCGAATACCCAGACAATGCCTTTGACTATAACAAGTCAACCAAAAGGCATACACCCACCGACATGTTTAACCCCCAGCTGACTCAAGGTACATTGAACGAGTATTTGAGTTTTTTTGGTGAAGGGGTCACCGCTGGCGACAGCGATATGAATAAAAACTCAACACATCTGGAGTTACTGACTCCACCGCTCAGAAACATCAACCCCAAACTGGTGCGCCGCATTATTCAAGCGTGCAACCAGAGTCAGCGACTCGATATCGAATACCTGTCACTCAGCAGTGGTGATATCGAAGGTCGTATTATCAGCCCTCACACCCTGGTTAACGATGGCATTCGTTGGCATGTTCGAGCTTATTGCGAAAAGAACCGACAGTATCGGGATTTTGTTCTGTCACGCTTCGTTGCTGACCCGGTGTTTGAAGAGGCAGCAGAATACACACGAGAGCACGATACAGACTGGAACACCTGGCTAACGATAATACTCACGCCAGACCCAAGGCTGAGCGATATTAAGCAACACTGCATCGCGCTGGATTATATGATGGTGAACAGGCGGCTAGAGATCAAATGCCGCGCTGCATTAGTCAAATACCTATTGCAGCGCTTGAGGGTCGATACCTACCACCACAAACCAGAAGGCCAACAAATTATTGTCGAGAGCGGGTGCTGGGAAGCGTTAGCACCGTATCGAATGACATGA
- the cas3 gene encoding CRISPR-associated helicase Cas3': MEEIYFKYWGKVKKGSEQEGSDYHLLPYHCLDVAAVGGLLLAPDKTLTKDLAHFLEVTPSQLQNMVSLALSLHDLGKFASAFQKLYPNSNAKLLNPECRKEYDGRLYRHDRMGLFFWNEIKNNCLASLLEIEHLSRRNQELIYDSIMVFMDCVLGHHGQPIDSNAPRSIKPFTEQHNIAAAQLFTEHLFELFKLEFPIEKFRSRDWRRCLEQVSWQLAGIAVLADWVGSDNSHFLYQSKPMPLTDYWSHAQATAIKALAATDLNKAPNVRPFKSIRDHYGFEPTPLQRWAETVVLDDSPQLFILEDVTGAGKTEAALALTHRLMEAGSADGFYFGLPTMATSNAMFSRVAKHYQQMLSGSGKQPSIVLAHGAREMNELFREAILASGAPDSDYHATDSTATAQCNQWLADSRKKALLAPVGVGTIDQALLAVLPRRHQSLRLLGLNRKILIFDEVHAADEFMFELLESLLALHLHQGGCAILLTATLSLKQRARLAEIWHSAGGITPQHLQKTDFPLATRISLNYEKPLLEQALPSRVGVSRNVKVSFLDSIEACVDKVLAAVAQDQCVVWVRNSVDDALAAYQAIQSQMENPEDCLLFHSRFVLQDRKVIEDRVLTLFGKSSNAAIRSGKVLIATQVFQESLDADVDVMISDICPIDDLIQRAGRLHRHTRDINGAYQRDITDTRTAPQLWVHAPEWSEQPESDWLSANFRNTHYVYRSPGRLWLGMRELIKLEAIRMPGEARQLIEAVYSDEAYEQIPGALKHQENELIGEERSKAAKAKSQLLKWEQYGYCDRSASAWYDDNTDISTRYSDIETVDVLLLRQSDTGQLTPWVNAPQFAVQLSVVKLSKNKYADKLAVIPVHLEQAVEVFKQQNPQAKYLQCWLPDQDINFTYHSTTGFCEQQKQEML; this comes from the coding sequence ATGGAAGAGATCTATTTCAAATATTGGGGAAAAGTCAAAAAAGGTTCAGAGCAAGAAGGATCTGACTATCACCTGTTACCTTACCATTGCTTAGATGTGGCGGCGGTTGGAGGCTTACTCCTAGCGCCTGACAAAACGTTAACAAAGGACTTGGCACACTTTTTAGAAGTCACACCTTCACAGTTACAGAATATGGTTTCCCTAGCGTTATCGTTACATGACTTAGGTAAGTTTGCATCCGCATTTCAGAAACTTTACCCGAATAGTAATGCCAAACTGTTGAATCCAGAGTGTCGTAAAGAATATGACGGCAGATTATATCGACATGACCGTATGGGTTTGTTTTTCTGGAACGAGATAAAAAACAATTGCCTGGCAAGTTTGTTGGAAATTGAGCATTTATCAAGACGTAACCAAGAACTCATATATGACTCCATCATGGTGTTCATGGACTGCGTGCTGGGCCATCACGGTCAACCAATAGATTCTAATGCTCCTAGGTCGATTAAACCTTTTACAGAACAACATAACATAGCTGCCGCTCAACTATTTACTGAGCATTTGTTTGAGTTATTTAAATTAGAATTTCCCATTGAAAAATTTAGATCGAGAGACTGGCGACGTTGCCTGGAGCAAGTGAGTTGGCAACTAGCTGGTATCGCAGTATTGGCCGATTGGGTGGGGTCGGATAATAGTCATTTTCTGTATCAATCTAAACCTATGCCGTTAACTGATTATTGGTCGCATGCACAGGCAACAGCAATAAAGGCATTAGCCGCCACTGACCTAAATAAAGCCCCAAATGTTCGTCCGTTTAAATCTATTCGAGATCATTACGGATTTGAACCAACCCCCTTGCAGCGATGGGCTGAAACCGTAGTACTGGATGACTCTCCCCAACTATTTATTTTAGAAGACGTCACTGGCGCTGGTAAAACAGAGGCTGCACTGGCATTGACCCACCGCCTTATGGAGGCAGGCTCAGCCGATGGCTTTTATTTTGGTTTACCTACTATGGCCACGTCCAATGCCATGTTTAGCCGAGTGGCAAAGCACTACCAGCAGATGTTATCCGGTAGTGGTAAGCAGCCAAGCATTGTGTTGGCCCATGGTGCTCGAGAAATGAATGAGCTGTTTCGTGAAGCGATACTTGCATCTGGTGCACCTGACAGCGACTACCATGCCACCGACTCAACGGCCACTGCTCAATGCAATCAGTGGTTGGCCGATTCTCGCAAAAAAGCCCTACTGGCCCCTGTAGGCGTTGGCACAATAGATCAAGCGTTATTGGCCGTGTTACCGCGTCGGCATCAATCGCTTCGGTTACTCGGTTTAAATCGAAAAATACTAATATTTGATGAAGTACATGCTGCTGATGAGTTTATGTTCGAGTTGCTTGAAAGCTTATTGGCGCTGCACCTTCATCAGGGAGGCTGCGCCATTTTGCTCACTGCAACCCTGTCACTAAAACAGCGAGCGCGCTTAGCCGAGATTTGGCACAGTGCTGGAGGGATAACACCGCAACATCTACAAAAGACGGATTTCCCGTTAGCCACTAGAATTTCACTAAATTATGAAAAGCCATTATTGGAGCAGGCACTACCAAGTCGAGTGGGTGTTAGTCGGAATGTGAAGGTTAGTTTCCTGGATAGTATTGAAGCTTGTGTCGACAAAGTGTTAGCAGCGGTTGCTCAAGACCAGTGCGTAGTGTGGGTGCGAAACTCTGTTGATGATGCCTTGGCGGCCTACCAGGCTATTCAAAGTCAGATGGAAAACCCCGAAGACTGCTTGCTATTCCATAGTCGCTTTGTATTGCAAGACAGAAAAGTGATTGAAGATCGTGTACTAACACTCTTTGGCAAATCCAGTAATGCTGCAATTCGTAGTGGCAAGGTACTGATTGCCACCCAAGTGTTCCAAGAAAGTCTAGATGCAGATGTAGATGTCATGATCTCCGATATTTGCCCCATTGATGACCTCATTCAGCGAGCGGGCCGCTTACATCGTCATACGCGAGATATCAATGGAGCTTACCAACGCGACATTACCGATACTCGCACCGCTCCACAGTTATGGGTTCATGCACCAGAATGGAGTGAGCAGCCCGAATCGGACTGGCTAAGTGCCAATTTCAGGAATACGCACTATGTGTATCGTTCGCCCGGTCGCTTATGGCTGGGTATGCGCGAGTTGATAAAACTAGAGGCAATACGAATGCCTGGCGAAGCAAGGCAATTGATTGAAGCCGTATATAGTGATGAAGCTTATGAGCAAATCCCGGGTGCCTTGAAGCACCAAGAGAATGAATTAATTGGAGAAGAGCGAAGTAAAGCGGCGAAAGCAAAATCACAACTGCTGAAATGGGAGCAGTACGGTTATTGCGATCGCAGCGCTAGTGCTTGGTACGATGACAACACTGACATCAGTACTCGTTACAGCGATATTGAAACAGTGGACGTGTTGTTATTGAGGCAATCCGATACAGGGCAATTAACCCCTTGGGTGAATGCGCCACAATTCGCCGTTCAACTGAGCGTCGTCAAGTTATCTAAAAACAAATATGCCGATAAGTTGGCGGTTATACCTGTGCATTTGGAACAAGCAGTAGAAGTATTTAAACAACAAAATCCACAAGCAAAATATTTGCAGTGCTGGCTACCGGATCAAGATATTAATTTTACTTATCACTCAACAACAGGTTTTTGTGAGCAGCAAAAACAGGAGATGTTATGA